In Zingiber officinale cultivar Zhangliang chromosome 1A, Zo_v1.1, whole genome shotgun sequence, a genomic segment contains:
- the LOC122002589 gene encoding zinc finger AN1 domain-containing stress-associated protein 15-like has product MWDKLIELLEGTNDAKDAGERCDLNKDKAEILKPSSSSPSILPQLPPQGFEAPERPERFQAPTVPISCPPKNEEDCRPSPTIQSIKRCLICRKRVGLTGFQCRCGDLFCKLHRYSNSHDCSFDYKAVGREQIAKANPLIRAAKIIKI; this is encoded by the exons AtgtgggacaagctcatagaactacTCGAAGGGACCAACGATGCAAAAG ATGCAGGGGAAAGGTGTGATCTTAACAAGGACAAAGCGGAGATTCTCAaaccttcttcctcttccccttctaTTTTGCCGCAGCTTCCCCCTCAAGGATTTGAAGCTCCGGAGAGGCCTGAGAGATTCCAGGCACCTACTGTTCCGATTTCCTGCCCGCCGAAGAACGAGGAAGACTGTCGTCCATCCCCGACCATTCAGTCCATTAAGCGTTGCTTGATCTGCAGGAAAAGGGTGGGCTTGACCGGCTTCCAGTGCCGCTGCGGCGATCTCTTCTGCAAACTTCACCGGTACTCCAATTCCCATGACTGCTCATTCGATTACAAGGCGGTTGGAAGAGAACAAATCGCCAAGGCCAATCCTCTCATAAGAGCTGCGAAGATCATTAAAATATGA